A genomic segment from Aspergillus puulaauensis MK2 DNA, chromosome 1, nearly complete sequence encodes:
- a CDS encoding FAD-dependent oxidoreductase (COG:S;~EggNog:ENOG410PUZ0;~InterPro:IPR036188,IPR002938;~PFAM:PF01494;~go_function: GO:0071949 - FAD binding [Evidence IEA]) — translation MASSPRIAIIGGGPAGLTLGLLLHKHNISFTIFERRPKPTPSDLAKPSGSLDLHDESGLAALKECGIYEDFLKLTGECSEAQKVADKDGTIVYADKGELSERPEISRHALTNLLTENLPAESIKYEHKLFAVSRSTNSNSNSNSETEVELDFGAQGKQAFSLVIGADGAWSRVRNALTDTKPYYTGTQVITATIPNITKTYPHLSSLIGQGSFSALAYRHGVMSQRGSGDSARIYIFLSLPEQEDYAKTSGWESADFKNIKNQLLTDERLFGIFGEKIKDLISVACDEEAKLASSSTNTNTDPDSISTPNPSTSTGTPPEIKPNPIPMKPLYTLPPNTSFTHDPTASTTAIGDAAHLMPPWAGEGVNLAMWDSLLLSHAIVKAFKQSQTEGASFRTAFDPLLSTFETEMFARAGEKAEETVGNGQMLFGEDGAKAFKEFFESVYGPWSGDDA, via the coding sequence ATGGCCTCTTCCCCTCgaatcgccatcatcggcggcggccccGCAGGCCTCACGCTCGGCCTCCTCCTACACAAGCACAACATCTCCTTCACAATCTTCGAGCGTCGTCCCAAGCCCACTCCTTCAGACCTCGCAAAGCCCTCCGGCTCGCTCGATCTCCACGATGAGTCCGGCCTTGCCGCGCTCAAAGAATGCGGCATCTACGAGGACTTCCTCAAGCTGACAGGCGAGTGCTCCGAGGCGCAAAAGGTCGCAGACAAGGACGGCACCATTGTCTACGCCGACAAAGGCGAGCTCAGCGAACGCCCTGAGATCTCGCGCCATGCGCTCACAAACCTTCTCACCGAGAATCTGCCCGCGGAGTCGATCAAGTATGAGCACAAACTCTTCGCGGTCTCGCGCTCtaccaactccaactccaactccaactcagAAACAGAAGTCGAACTCGACTTCGGCGCACAGGGTAAACAAGCCTTCAGTCTCGTCATTGGTGCCGACGGCGCCTGGTCGCGCGTGCGCAATGCACTGACCGATACAAAGCCCTACTACACCGGCACGCAAGTCATCACTGCCACAATCCCCAATATCACAAAGACCTACCCACACCTCTCGTCTCTTATAGGCCAAGGCAGCTTCTCTGCCCTCGCCTATCGCCACGGCGTCATGTCGCAGCGCGGCTCCGGCGACTCGGCGCGCATATAcatcttcctctctctccccgaGCAAGAAGACTACGCAAAGACATCAGGGTGGGAAAGCGCCGACTTCAAGAACATAAAGAACCAACTTCTCACGGACGAGAGGCTCTTCGGGATCTTCGGAGAAAAGATCAAGGACCTCATCTCTGTCGCctgcgacgaggaagccaaGTTGGCTAGTTCCAGcacaaacacaaacacagACCCAGactcaatctcaaccccgAATCCATCTACATCCACCGGGACCCCACCTGAAATAAAACCAAACCCAATCCCCATGAAACCGCTCTACACGCTGCCCCCAAACACCTCCTTCACGCACGACCCCACCGCCTCAACAACTGCAATCGGCGACGCCGCGCACCTAATGCCCCCATGGGCCGGCGAGGGCGTAAACCTAGCCATGTGGGACTCGCTGCTCCTGTCGCACGCCATCGTCAAGGCTTTTAAACAGAGTCAGACCGAGGGCGCCTCGTTCCGGACAGCCTTCGACCCGCTCCTGTCCACCTTCGAGACGGAGATGTTTGCGCGCGCGGGCGAGAAGGCTGAGGAGACGGTTGGGAATGGGCAGATGCTGTTTGGGGAGGACGGGGCGAAGGCGTTTAAGGAGTTTTTCGAGAGTGTTTATGGGCCGTggagtggtgatgatgcaTAG
- the SUB2 gene encoding ATP-dependent RNA helicase SUB2 (BUSCO:EOG09262E4Q;~COG:A;~EggNog:ENOG410PGTN;~InterPro:IPR027417,IPR001650,IPR014014,IPR014001, IPR011545;~PFAM:PF04851,PF00270,PF00271;~go_function: GO:0003676 - nucleic acid binding [Evidence IEA];~go_function: GO:0004386 - helicase activity [Evidence IEA];~go_function: GO:0005524 - ATP binding [Evidence IEA]) has translation MSHEEDLIDYSDEELQTTDAAATTAAPAANGAQAKKEGSELTVTGGRADKKGSYVGIHSTGFRDFLLKGELLRAITDCGFEHPSEVQQVCIPTAILNVDVLCQAKSGLGKTAVFVLTTLHQLEPVPGECSVLVMCHTRELAYQIKNEYARFSKYLPDVKTAVFYGGTPIQKDIETLSNKDTFPNIIVATPGRLNALVRDKKLSLRNVKAFVLDECDKMLDQIDMRRDVQEIFRATPTDKQVMMFSATLSQEVRPICKKFMRNPLEVYVDDDTKLTLHGLQQYYVKLSEAEKNRKLNELLDTLEFNQVIIFVKSTIRANELDKLLRECNFPSIAVHSGVSQEERIKRYKEFKEFNKRICVATDVFGRGIDIERINLAINYDLPADADSYLHRVGRAGRFGTKGLSISFVSTPEDEQVLKDIEKRFEVALPEYPEDGVDSSTYMA, from the exons ATGTCTCACGAGGAGGATCTCATTGACTACTCCGATGAGGAGCTTCAGACCACTGACGCCGCAGCCACTACCGCTGCCCCCGCCGCCAACGGGGCTcaggccaagaaggaagGTAGCGAATTGACGGTCACCGGTGGCCGTGCGGACAAGAAGGGAAGTTACGTCGGTATCCACTCGACCGGTTTCCGCGACTTTCTGCTCAAGGGCGAACTTTTACGTGCTATCACCGATTGCGGTTTCGAACATCCTTCGGAGG TCCAGCAAGTTTGCATTCCGACCGCTATTCTGAACGTCGATGTTCTCTGCCAGGCCAAGTCCGGTCTTGGAAAGACGGCTGTCTTCGTACTTACCACCCTTCACCAGCTggagcctgttcctggggaGTGTTCCGTCTTGGTTATGTGCCACACTCGTGAGTTGGCTTATCAGATCAAGAACGAATACGCTCGATTCAGCAAGTATCTTCCTGATGTGAAGACCGCCGTCTTCTACGGTGGTACTCCCATCCAGAAGGATATCGAGACTCTGTCGAACAAGGACACTTTCCCCAACATCATCGTCGCTACTCCCGGTCGTCTTAACGCCCTCGTCCGCGACAAGAAGCTTTCTCTCCGCAACGTCAAGGCTTTTGTTCTCGACGAGTGTGACAAGATGCTTGACCAGATTG ATATGCGCCGCGACGTTCAAGAGATCTTCCGCGCCACCCCCACCGACAAGCAGGTCATGATGTTCAGTGCTACTCTCTCGCAGGAGGTCCGACCTATCTGCAAAAAGTTCATGAGGAATCCGCTGGAAGTTTACGTCGACGATGACACTAAGCTTACCCTCCACGGTCTTCAGCAATACTACGTTAAGCTCAgtgaggccgagaagaaccGCAAGCTGAACGAGCTGCTCGACACCCTCGAGTTCAACCaggtcatcatcttcgtcaagaGCACAATTCGTGCCAATGAGCTCGACAAGTTACTGCGCGAGTGCAACTTCCCCAGTATTGCTGTGCACTCTGGCGTTAGCCAGGAGGAACG TATCAAACGCTACAAAGAGTTCAAGGAATTCAACAAGCGTATCTGTGTCGCCACCGATGTTTTTGGACGTGGTATCGATATTGAACGTATTAACCTTGCCATCAACTACGATCTGCCCGCGGATGCAGACTCCTACCTGCACCGTGTCGGTCGTGCCGGTCGTTTCGGTACCAAGGGtctctccatctctttcGTGAGCACTCCGGAAGATGAGCAGGTCCTgaaggatatcgagaagcgTTTCGAAGTCGCCCTTCC TGAGTACCCCGAGGACGGTGTTGACTCTAGCACCTACATGGCTTAG
- a CDS encoding ribonuclease P Rpr2/Rpp21/SNM1 subunit (COG:A;~EggNog:ENOG410PSI0;~InterPro:IPR007175;~PFAM:PF04032) codes for MAKAKGKKGSSGGVNSHVRARINYLYKAATYLQSAKPRTREAVKTVTKTQEDEVTPDSARIVPLVSAKESPTGGDCPQYHSQLARMCISQMRGVSQKSQLRLPIEQKRSFCKRCDTLLIPGANCTEELRNTSRGARKPWAEVRVVRCNGCGTEKRFPQTDKRSRKLSDRKQDPKPENKADSMDQT; via the coding sequence ATGGCGAAggccaagggcaagaaggGCTCTAGCGGAGGAGTGAACAGCCATGTTCGCGCACGCATTAACTACCTATACAAGGCGGCTACCTACCTGCAGTCTGCAAAGCCGAGAACCCGCGAAGCCGTCAAAACCGTCACGAAAACCCAAGAAGACGAAGTAACGCCGGACTCTGCGCGCATCGTACCGCTTGTATCTGCAAAAGAATCTCCAACTGGCGGCGATTGTCCTCAATATCACTCCCAACTCGCTCGAATGTGTATTTCCCAGATGCGCGGAGTCTCCCAGAAATCGCAACTCCGACTGCCAATCGAACAGAAACGGTCATTTTGCAAGCGCTGTGATACGCTGTTAATTCCTGGGGCCAACTGCACAGAAGAGCTCAGAAATACAAGCCGTGGAGCCAGGAAACCATGGGCAGAAGTCCGAGTCGTCCGCTGCAACGGCTGTGGCACAGAGAAACGGTTCCCTCAGACGGATAAGCGGAGCCGGAAGCTTTCAGACCGCAAACAAGACCCAAAACCAGAAAACAAGGCGGACTCGATGGATCAAACATGA